The genomic segment tagtgctattttgcaccgtaaacgattccagtgatcttttttatcatacttgcgtcgtgggtgcctaaaatattaaataagttcaatcgccattgtttcttaaagtgacatttgtatttaggtaataaaaaggatgtactaaaaagcatttgtggaccgttactatgccggtacattgtacatgcgaaaataattgtatcgatagaATCATTATGCTGATTgatttcaaatttgacaatgcgctctcataattttcatgttttaattaaattaaaattaataaaataaggacttgttccaactgtggctgctatagtacacataggctccagccgtgccgctaatgtgctattatggcagaaaacagcagccattctttaagttacgatttaagttatttagcaacgtaccaggtaacttttatggtactatatagcactatagaaaaactttcatgacttttagagaactcttctagccttatagcgatgttaagagagcttttaaaaagctaaaacgttacgtaatggtcgtgcaaagtccttttatagtgcagattgatcctctaatagtgtttacaatactagtactataaaagttacttagacgcattattagtgcaaaataggtacataaaagcatcagtaaagtcgtctatagtattaaatagtaccataatcgctttttgcatatctattacattgcagcactttaaagattcttttgtatgatcctataagcgttctaagagctaaattatagtactgaaaaggtctttaatcttatagaaacaaaacgCTTTAATGTTATACCTTTATAGTACAAGCAGTCACAATGGTTACCATTATaggcctactatatcactgtttggtgataaaatgccttagttatagaaccttttgttacttgggagtgtacgtatgtattttgtttttattattttttaaagattttgttattggcgtagcagtgtacgcattctgtttatttttatttttaataaaaacaacttaatttgattgtttgtttcactttgcctttatgccacatattcctttcttaaaatccggattgaatccgaacttcggatttcggtcaaaccaaaatccgaaaatccggatttgaaaaatgttcacggatttgcaatcgctagttagttcatatttaattatcaatTAAACATGCTCTTTCGATTACCTGAAAACATAGTTTCACAATCTACAATTACATAGGTATTTGTATATCTCACTCGCTCTTGCACGATGCCAATACACACTGTCCCGACTATTCGTGACGTAGACGTAGTATTGCTATATGTAAGCTGTTTGTAGCGACACTATATCAGGGTCAAAAAGGAACTTGCCAGGCTTTAtatcttaagagccaacgggagtggtcatttctccatacaaacgtactcctcgttttcctccgtggtttttgaagctagagcaatgattttttcaacacagattaatattatcaatatctgtgtcggaccgttttgctttttttgaaatttttgttttttaaggcgctagagcccttcaaaaatggccaaaatggcctaattgactatgccgcaatgagaggcatggcattcaaaactgatatcaattagccgaaaaagcaaaacggtccgacacagataattttataatcatttagatttccaaatttggttacgattggttaagttttggaggaggaaacagaggagtacgaaacctcgatttttgagatttttacgcaggatttttcgccttgtccttatcgcactacttttaggtgccgcttccgttagcgagacgggtatattgacctaaaatatttaaaactcagctcctgtttcgtcttaagaagTTATCTACCCCCGCGCCTCGCGTAGtaaacaactaaaaattatgcTCGTCACATTTAAATTAAACTATCGTGTTTAAATCGCTATCTAAAGTTGTCAATGCGCAAAAATGACAGTACTAAAGTGTAGTCAGTGAATGAAAGACCTAGTGTGGAAGTTTGGTGCTAATTACTAACTAAAAATTGCCAAAATACTGTGAGCAACAAGTGAAAAACACCGTCATTCCTTCGAGTTAAAAGTGTTCAGTTCAAAAACGCAAAACGCGCAAGAAGCCTCGCGGCGCTTACGACTTTCTTATTAAACGCTTTTAAAACGCTGGTTAACTCGACTTAATTATCTATTCATGCGCGATAGGCCTTATGCTGTAATATCTAGGTGTACATTGGCCTGACTTGTGACTGTCATACTGTGTTTCGCTCGCTGAGAGATCAAACTTAAATACTTAGTTACATATAATCTGTGAAATACATTTATCATTACAAAATGAAATCGTGGGGATGTTGTGATAATATTGACTTGGACGACACCAGGTCCGTTGACTGTGTCATgtgtaaattatattttcacTTAAGTTGCGTGTGGGCCCCGGGCTTTGAGCCGGAATATGCAAGTTTAGCTGACTGGAAGTGCCCGGCATGCGTATCTAACATACCGAAAGGCACCAGACATGACTCGACTCCTGTTCGTAACGTAACCACTGTCAGAGGAAACAAGAGGCCGGCCCTGAACTCGCCCCCGACTCCCGCCGCGGCCGTCACAGCCGAAGACGTCCGTACCATAGTCCAGACCCTACTGAAGCAAGAACTAGAGAACACTGTTAAAGAGATCACTTCCTCGTTGAGCAAAACAATAGCAGATCACCTAGAACCTATAAAAGCAGAAATTAAGGAGATGAAACAATCGATGGATTTCATGAGTTCGCAATTTGATGACATGGAAGTTGAAATCGGTAATGCGAAGAAAAAGATGGCTGAAATGGAAACAGAAAATAGGAACCTGAAGAGTACTGTCGCAGACTTGACTCAGCATATTAATAATCTAGAACAGCAATCCCGTACTAACAATTTGGAAATACAGTGTGTTCCAGAAAATAGAAAGGAAAATTTATATACTATTATTAACAACCTGGCACAGACAGTAGGATGTGACATAAACAGCAGCATCACGAATTGCACCCGCATTGCAAAACAAAATACCGAATCGGCTAGACCCCGCTCCATAGTAGTACAGCTTGCATCCCCTAGAGCCCGCGATGCGTTGCTTGCCGCTGTTTTAAAATTCAACAAAGCCAACCCTCAAGACAAACTTAACTGCGCACATCTCGGATTTTC from the Cydia splendana unplaced genomic scaffold, ilCydSple1.2 scaffold_113_ctg1, whole genome shotgun sequence genome contains:
- the LOC134805444 gene encoding uncharacterized protein LOC134805444, with product MKSWGCCDNIDLDDTRSVDCVMCKLYFHLSCVWAPGFEPEYASLADWKCPACVSNIPKGTRHDSTPVRNVTTVRGNKRPALNSPPTPAAAVTAEDVRTIVQTLLKQELENTVKEITSSLSKTIADHLEPIKAEIKEMKQSMDFMSSQFDDMEVEIGNAKKKMAEMETENRNLKSTVADLTQHINNLEQQSRTNNLEIQCVPENRKENLYTIINNLAQTVGCDINSSITNCTRIAKQNTESARPRSIVVQLASPRARDALLAAVLKFNKANPQDKLNCAHLGFSGITSSVFVVEHLSPANKKLHAAARHAAKDKGFKYVWVRNGRIFIRKTDESEVIYIKNIEILNKLN